The following DNA comes from Bacteroidota bacterium.
TTGTAGCCAACGTAAGTGAATACGGGTCGGCATTTCCGATGTCTTCCGAGGCGAGCACAATCATTCTGCGGGCAATGAATTTCGGGTCTTCGCCGGCTTCCAACATTCGGGCGAGCCAATAAACCGCAGCGTCGGGGTCGCTGCCGCGTATGCTCTTTATGAATGCTGAAATTATGTTATAATGTTCTTCGCCTGCTTTATCGTACTTAATTGCCTTCCGTTGAAATGCCGCCTCGATAATTTTTTTTGTAAGAACTTTTTCGCCCACTTTGTTTTGCTTGATAAGCTGTACACTTGTTTCAATTCCATTTAATAAAATTCTTGCATCGCCGCCTGAAAGGAAAATAAGATGATCTATTACATCATCCGTGAATTGCAGTTTTTGTTTTTTTAAAAAATCATCATTAGCGACTGCCTGATTTAATATTTGGTTGAGTTCAACTTTCGAGAGAGGTTCAAGCACATAAACTTTGCAACGTGACAAAAGGGGAGAGATAACCTCGAAAGAAGGATTTTCAGTTGTAGCACCGATTAGCGTAATCACACCATCTTCAACGCTGTGAAGTAGTGCATCTTGTTGTGCTTTATTGAAGCGATGGATTTCGTCGATGAAAAGTATTGTCCTTTTATTAAAATGCTTGCGATTTGCTTCAGCCCGTTCGATCACAGTGCGAACGTCTTTTACTCCTGACGAAACTGCGTTGAGTTGAAAAAAAACGGCTTTTGTATGGTTTGCAATGATACGCGCAAGTGTTGTTTTGCCGCACCCCGGCGGTCCCCAAAATATTAAGGAGGGAAGCTCATCATGCTCGATTAAAATTTGCAACGGCATCGCTTTGCCAAGCAAATGTGACTGCCCAACAAACTCATTCAAAGTTTTTGGCCGCACACGTTCGGCTAATGGACTTAAACCCGTTTTATTACTTTTTTGATATGTGTTTTTAAATAATTCCAATTGTGTAAATCAAAATTTTTCAAAATGTCATTTAGTTTCGTTTTCTTTTAGCTTATAAATTGTTTCTCCTTCTTTCATCATTCCGTGTTTTTCGCGAGCTGCTTTTTCAATTGCGAATTTATCTTTATCGAGTGCCTCCGATTCCCGCTGAAGCCGTGTATGTT
Coding sequences within:
- a CDS encoding replication-associated recombination protein A; amino-acid sequence: MELFKNTYQKSNKTGLSPLAERVRPKTLNEFVGQSHLLGKAMPLQILIEHDELPSLIFWGPPGCGKTTLARIIANHTKAVFFQLNAVSSGVKDVRTVIERAEANRKHFNKRTILFIDEIHRFNKAQQDALLHSVEDGVITLIGATTENPSFEVISPLLSRCKVYVLEPLSKVELNQILNQAVANDDFLKKQKLQFTDDVIDHLIFLSGGDARILLNGIETSVQLIKQNKVGEKVLTKKIIEAAFQRKAIKYDKAGEEHYNIISAFIKSIRGSDPDAAVYWLARMLEAGEDPKFIARRMIVLASEDIGNADPYSLTLATSCFTSVDYIGMPEARIVLSQTATYLASVPKSNASYTAIEKAMADVRNLPNEAVPLHIRNAPTKLMEELGYSKNYKYAHNYEDGFVEQQFLPDNLKQKIYYRPTDNGREKTLRERLNQLWKKKKR